Part of the Thermococcus sp. 18S1 genome, GGGACAACCCGAACCTGCCCCTGGGGGAGGCTGAGAGGCCGAGACCACTCTCACCGTATGGTGTGACCAAGGCAACCGCAGAGGAGTACCTGCGGGTCTTCAACGAGCTCTACGGGGTTCCAACCGTCGCGCTGCGCTACTTCAACGTCTTCGGCCCGAGGCAGAGCGCCAACCAGTACGCGGGGGTCATAAGCATATTCATCAATCGCGCGCTGAAGAACGAACCGCTCGTCATCTACGGAGACGGCAAACAGACGAGGGACTTCATTTACGTGAAGGACGTCGTTAGGGCGAACATACTTGCCGCAGAGAGCCGGAGGAGCAACGGGAAGGTTTTCAACGTTGCAACCGGAAAGCAGACAACCATCCTCGAGCTGGCGATGAAGGTAATAGAGATAACCGGCGCCAACAGTTCGGTACTCTTCGACAAGCCCAGGCCGGGAGACATAAGGCACAGTCTGGCAGATATAAGCGAGATCAAGAGCCTTGGCTTCGAGCCAGAGTGGAGCCTGGAGGACGGGCTGAAGAAAACGGTGGAGTGGTATTCCAAAGGCCTTCAGCACTCAAAGTGAAGTTAGAAACCAACTCCTTTATTCCTTCTCCCGTGCCATTATTCATCTGAACTAATGGAGTGTAGTTCGCCGGAAGCCTGAGTGGGACACTTTTTCCAGTTAGTAGAGCGCCGTTTAACCCATGAACTGACGTAGGAGCAACTGCAGTTGGAAGAGACCCTGCGACAGTGGTTGTTGGAGGCCGTGGATGAAAGACAAGCTTGTAATACCAGAGCCCAACCGAGACGGAAGGCTCGGGATTGACGTAGTTCCTGACGACCACCCAGTAGTACCTGCTGGGTATGTTGTTGTAATCACTCCACTGGCCGAAACCAATCCTTCCGTCCCCGGTCACGGTCACGGCGTAGCTCGACATCCGGGTGTAAGTGCTGACGATACCCCAGTTGCCATCAGGACTCTTCTGGTAGAAGCTAAGCCGGCCGTTGTAGAAGGTCATTGTGATGTAAACCCCGATGTTCCAATAGTACTGATTGTTGGTCCTTGAGGCGTCCCAGTAGCCGGTGATATCTGGGTCTCCCGGAAGGGTAAAAGTCAGCAGTCCCTTAGCCTCACTGTCGAATCCCCAGATGGTCCCGTATCTCGCGCCTATTCCCTCTGTGTATGCCCTGTTATCCGGAGCTATGTAGCCCATGAGGAATGGCCCTAGGGAGTAGTACCGGGTGTTGGTGTTGGGGGCGTTGTTAAACCTAGTTCCATCGTCATAGACAAGGTACGCTCCTATGTGAACCGCATAGTGGGTGCCAAAGGTTTTCTTAGTCCACACCCACTGGTTCGCAGACAGGGCGAGATAGCCACCGGTCACGGTAACCGGGACGTTGCTCTCCCATGCAGAGGGGTTGAACGTGTTGAAGTCATCAACGAAGAGGAATGTCCTATAAACGTTATTGTAGCCACCGTAAGGATTGGGCCATACCCCATAGTTGAGACAAAGTGTACGGGAGGAGCCTGCTACGAGAAGAGGAAGCTTAACCCACAGGTACGCGATCCTGTTGTTGGTGTCCACTCTCTGAATCCAGAAGTACAGTGGGTTGCCAGCATCATCCGTGAAGTAGATGTTGGTTTCATTGATGATGTTCCAATCGACCTTCCAGGTCTCATTGTTGCCGTTGTTGCTGTCGTCCAGCACTATCAATATACTGTAGTCGTAAAGGGTTTGTCCGCTGTTTTCCGTAACCGTTATTGGGGTACAGAAAACGGTGGTATTTGCGACTCCAACCCCCAGCTCTCTGCTCGTAACCAGTATGTTACCTGCGGTGAAAGTGGTTTGATAGTTGGGGGTAATTACTGTAACAACAGCACGAACCACAGCACTTCTAGAGGCCCCACTAGGATTAACGAGGGCGTACTCCAAGATGCTTCCCGCTGTTAAATCCGCAGTGAGAACAATAGAGTAATTGTAAGCTATGGTGTTGTCGTTGGCGTCTCTGAGAGAAACGTAAATCTGCGTCCCCACGGGGAGGTCCTCTGAGAAAACCAGTTCTCCTTGTGTCAGGCCGGAGTTGAACCATATTGAACCCTGAAGAACGGGAGAAATAAGCCTTTGACTCCCAGTACCAATTTCTTGAACATCCACGTTAATCCTAGGCACGGCTAGCCCAAAAGTTCCTAGAATCAGCAGCGCAAACACCACGGCAAGGAATTTTATCCTCACTCTATTCATATCCCCTGTGAATAGTGCAGCGGAACATTTAAACGTATCCGAAACAAAGGCACCAAAACTCCCAATTTTACGAAACAAACGTGAGTAAACACGCTTTTCTCAGAACATTAGGTTCCAACCCCCGCAGCAATTCAGATAGTGTTGGCAGAACCTCCCAAATGAAGCGGACAGACAAAGTAAAATCGAAAGGAAACATTGGGGAAAGTGCCTCACTTCTTCACGCTGAACCCCATGGCCTGCCTCTGCTGAAGCTCCTGCGCCTTCTGGGCGAGCTCTCCCAGCTGTCCCTCCAGCTTTTTGAGCGCCTCCTGGGTCTTGGCTATCGCCTCATCGTACTCCCTGATGCGCGCGTCCAGATAAGTTATTGCGTCATCGAGGTTCTTCTCGATAGCGTAGCCGGCGCCGACGCTGACTATCGCGTTCTCCTTGTCGTCTATGTGCGCCTTCAGGAAGGAGCCCGCCCCGATCGGCACCAGTATCTCCGGCTTCTCCTCCTCGACCTTCTTGAGTTCCTCCAGCGTCTCTTTTACCGCCTGGAACTCGTTCCTCCCCAGGGTGAGCAGTTCGAGGTTCTGGGCCAGGAGCTGCGCCTGGGCCTGAAGGAGCTGGTACTCGTAAGCGAGCCTTTCAAGCTGCTCGTTCATCTCGGCCATTTTACACCACCGGGGAGACTACGCGGGGAGGCTTTTAAGGTTTGGGTTGGTAAGCAAAGGGAGAAGAAAAGGGGCTCACTTGAGTATCTCTTCCCTGACCCTCCCAGCTATCTCCCTCATCGCATCGGCCGCCTTCGAGTCGGGAAAGGCCTCGACGAAGGGCTTGAGCATGCTCATGCTCCTCGGAATGGCCCTGTCGTAGGGTATCTCGCCGAGTATCGGAATTCCCTCGGCTTCAGCCCACTCCCTTAGAGCAGTGAAGCCAGGGTTAAAGTCGGCCTTATTGATGATGAGGTAAGCCGGCTGCCTGAAGTGCTGGACGACCTTGTATGCCCTCCGCACGTCGCTGAGGGAAGCAGGGGTAGGCTCCGCCACGAGTATCGTCAGATCAGCCCCACCTATGCTCGCTATAACCTGACAGCCGATTCCTGCGGCGCTGTCAACCACCATGTGCTCGATGCCGAGCTCCCCCATGAGCTTCTTCGCCCACTCCTTCTCCTCGGTAACGAGCTTTCCGCTGTTGGGCCTGCCGACGTCGAGCTGGGCCGAAATCAGCGGAAAGCCGTAGCGGGTGGTCGTCTTCCTGACGACTCCAGAGCGAACCTCGTCAAGGCTTATCGTCCCCGGAACCGGACAAACGAGGCCACAGACGTTGCAGCCCTCACAGGTCAGCTCGCTGACAACGTAGTCGCCGTCTATGACCTTGATACAGTCGTAGGGGCAGCGCTCCTGGCAGATGCCGCACCTTATGCAGCTCTCCGTGTTTATCCTCGCCACCTTCGCCCCTATCAGCTCCCTCTCCTCCTCCCAGCGCTCCACGCCGAGGAGCAGGTCGAGGTTCGGCGCGTCCGCATCGGCATCAACGGCAACGAACCGGTACTCGTCCTTCAGCAGGTAGAGGAGCGAGGCTGTGACGGTACTCTTTCCAACGCCTCCCTTGCCGCTCGCTATGACCAGCTGCATCACTCACCACCTCCGAGGAACTCAACGACCCTGGAAGCAATCTCCCTGAAGAGCCCCGCCTCGGGATAATCCGTCAGGACTATGGGCTTCCCCTCAACGTAGCTCCTTATGATGTTCTCGCTGTACGGAATCTCCGCGATTACCTCCGCACCGTACTTCTCGGCAATCTCGCGCACCTTAGCCACTTCGCCGAGGTCCGAGCGGTTCACAACGACCATCGCGGGAACCTCCATCAGCTTCGCCAGCCTGAGAATCAACTCGCCGTCGTGAATTCCGAGGGGAGTTGGCTCGATGACGGCTATGATGAGCCTCGAGTCCTCAAGGGCCTTCGAGACGGTGTTGCTCGTTCCCGCGGCGGTATCAACCATCAAAAGCTCCTTCTCAAGCCCCTGGGCACGCTTCTTGGCCCTGGAAACTATCGGCATCGCCCTCTCCTCACCCTCAAGGAGCCTTCCCGTGACGAGCGGGAAGCCGTAGGGGGTCTCAGTGAGGTAAGTGTGCCCCATCAGCTTCTTGCCCGGCAGAATAGCCCCCGGGACAGGACAGACTATCTCACAGGCGGCGCAACCGGAGCAGAGGTTCGGCATCAGGAAGGGCGTCCCATCGCGCATGGTTATTATCGCGTGCTCCTCACAGACCTCGGCGCACTTCCTGCAGCGGGTGCACTTCCCATAGTCGAAGCGCGGCATGAACAGTTCAACCGGCTCTTCGTTGGCCAGCTCCACGCCCAGCAGAAGGTGGTCGTTGGGAGCCTCAACATCAAGGTCAGCTAAGACGAGATCGTAGTGCTCCCTGAGTGCTATCGCCAGATTGATCGCAACCGTTGACTTTCCAGTGCCACCTTTTCCACCGCTCACCGCTATCTGCAAGCTCTCACCTCCAGAATTAGGCTAACCTAAAAGCTTTTAAGCTTTGTGCATACGCTCAAAACGGTGATGCTCATGAGGTGCCTGAAGGTCGCGTTTGGAATGGAAAACGATGAGACGCTCATAGATGCCCACTACGGGGACTCGGAGTTCTTCGCGACATACGAGGTCTGCGAGGACAAGAGTGTTAAGCTGCTCGAAAAGAGGCACAACAAGGCCAAGGACTTCGAGGAAGAGGACGACGGCCATGGCGACCCCAGGAAGTTCAAGGCCGTCGTGAGCCAGCTCCTCGACGTTGACGTCCTAGCAGCATTCAGAATGGGTCCAAACTTCCTGAGGATCCGCGACAAGACCAACAAGGTGGCATTCTTCACGAGGACGAGGGACTTAAACCTCGCCCTGCAGAGGTTTATCGAGAACTTCGACGACCTCTGGGAACAGGTACAGGCGAAGAAGGCCGAAAAGCCCCCGATAGAGGAGTAAACAAGAGGTCCGGGATAGCTCTAAGGTTTCCCGTTTCACAGCCCATACAGGGTTTTGGCATTCCTAGATTTCGAATACCTGCGAGGGATGAGCTGCTCACAATGGGCTGCTACTTCGCAGTCTCCTGTATATTCGGTCTAAAGCTTTCTTTCAGTGCCAGGCCTCCCCTCGCCATTGAACGTTTCGGACTATCCACCCACATCATAATTCCAGCGTATAACCCAGATGAAAAGAAGGCGTTGCCAATGAGAGCAATTTCACTGTTTCTGGGACCAATTATCTCAAGAACGCTGCATATTCTGCGCCGCTTGTGTACTGCCACAGTACCGCCTTGTTAGGGCAACCGAAAACTTTAAATGCTGTGCATATGCACAAAATAATAGAACGAAAGTGAGGTGGTTGAGATGAGAATCGCAGTACCAACCAACGGAGGGGGGCTTGAAGACACAGTTGCTCCGGTCTTTGCCAGAGCCCCAGCGTTCCTCATAGTGGACGTTGACGAAAACGGCAACGTCACCAGCAGCAGGGTCATCCAGAACGGTGCCGCCATGGCGGGAGGCGGAGCCGGGCCAATGGCCATCCAGACCCTCATCAACGAGGGCGTCGAAGCGGTGATAGCACCGCAGGTCGGCCCCAATGCTATGGGGGCTGCACAGGCCGCGGGGATAAGGGTCTACCAGGTCGTACCTGGAACCCCAGTCGAGGAGGCCATAAAGGCCGTCGTCAACGGAAGCGTTGGCCAGTTCACGGCCCCAGTCCCGCCTGCCCCAGCGACGCCGACATACCCGCCATATCCCGCTTACGGCTACGGCTTTGGTCCCGGCAGAGGCCAGGGCCGCGGTGGCGGCTGGGGAAGAGGCAGAGGCTTCGGTCGTGGATGGGGAAGAGGAGGGAGGGGCCAGGGATCCAGACTTGGCTACTGCCCCTGGACCGGCCAGCCCAGCAGGCGAGCCCTTCGCTGGCTCTACGGTCGGTGGTGAACTATCTCTTTTTTATTATTTGCATTATGGGCATGAACGCGATAACGTATCGGGGGAACGGAGAATGCCGAGAGGAATGGGAAGGGGATACAGCAGATTAGGACACGGATTCTATCCATTCAACGGCGCGTATGGTCTAATCGACCTACTCCTTCTTACAGGAATTCTGTATTTACTGTTCAAGCTCTTTGTTGCTGCGTTTCCCTACGCTCTGGGCCTGGGGGTGCTCCTAATCCTCCGGTCGTTCCTGAGGCCCCGTTTCGGGGGATGGGGGAGAGTATTTTGAGCGTATGCAAACTTTTTTAAATTCGGTTTTCCTAATTCTTTCGGAGGTGGTGTGAATGAGGATCATAGTCTCAACCGTAAACGGAGGACTCGAAGACCGGGTAAACCCGGCATTCGGAAGAACTCCCACTTTCACAATAGTTGACGTCGAGAACGGAGAAATAACCAACGCCCAGGTCGTTCAGAACCCGGGCTACAGCCAGCCAAGAGGAGCCGGAGTTACCGCGTCACAGTTCTGCATAGACCAGGAGGCAGACGTGGTAATAGCAGGTCATTTTGGACCCAACTCCTCCGGGGTACTTCAGGCCGCAGGCATAAGGATAGTCTCGGCCCCCGCCACTATGACCGTCAGAGAGGCGGTTGAGGCCTTCCTGCGGGGTGAGC contains:
- a CDS encoding NifB/NifX family molybdenum-iron cluster-binding protein, producing MRIIVSTVNGGLEDRVNPAFGRTPTFTIVDVENGEITNAQVVQNPGYSQPRGAGVTASQFCIDQEADVVIAGHFGPNSSGVLQAAGIRIVSAPATMTVREAVEAFLRGELTQAVLNPEGGGAGRGMGRGGRGQGMSSGRSGGW
- a CDS encoding P-loop NTPase, producing the protein MQLVIASGKGGVGKSTVTASLLYLLKDEYRFVAVDADADAPNLDLLLGVERWEEERELIGAKVARINTESCIRCGICQERCPYDCIKVIDGDYVVSELTCEGCNVCGLVCPVPGTISLDEVRSGVVRKTTTRYGFPLISAQLDVGRPNSGKLVTEEKEWAKKLMGELGIEHMVVDSAAGIGCQVIASIGGADLTILVAEPTPASLSDVRRAYKVVQHFRQPAYLIINKADFNPGFTALREWAEAEGIPILGEIPYDRAIPRSMSMLKPFVEAFPDSKAADAMREIAGRVREEILK
- a CDS encoding P-loop NTPase; its protein translation is MQIAVSGGKGGTGKSTVAINLAIALREHYDLVLADLDVEAPNDHLLLGVELANEEPVELFMPRFDYGKCTRCRKCAEVCEEHAIITMRDGTPFLMPNLCSGCAACEIVCPVPGAILPGKKLMGHTYLTETPYGFPLVTGRLLEGEERAMPIVSRAKKRAQGLEKELLMVDTAAGTSNTVSKALEDSRLIIAVIEPTPLGIHDGELILRLAKLMEVPAMVVVNRSDLGEVAKVREIAEKYGAEVIAEIPYSENIIRSYVEGKPIVLTDYPEAGLFREIASRVVEFLGGGE
- the pfdA gene encoding prefoldin subunit alpha, with amino-acid sequence MAEMNEQLERLAYEYQLLQAQAQLLAQNLELLTLGRNEFQAVKETLEELKKVEEEKPEILVPIGAGSFLKAHIDDKENAIVSVGAGYAIEKNLDDAITYLDARIREYDEAIAKTQEALKKLEGQLGELAQKAQELQQRQAMGFSVKK
- a CDS encoding NifB/NifX family molybdenum-iron cluster-binding protein, which gives rise to MRCLKVAFGMENDETLIDAHYGDSEFFATYEVCEDKSVKLLEKRHNKAKDFEEEDDGHGDPRKFKAVVSQLLDVDVLAAFRMGPNFLRIRDKTNKVAFFTRTRDLNLALQRFIENFDDLWEQVQAKKAEKPPIEE
- a CDS encoding SDR family oxidoreductase, which gives rise to MRNKLVVVTGGAGFIGSHIAWELVKDNDVVIIDNLYTGKEENVPPGAKLVKADIRDYESIAELISHADYVFHEAAQVSVVESVRDPVFTEDVNVIGTLNILKALLEGQGKLIFASSAAVYGDNPNLPLGEAERPRPLSPYGVTKATAEEYLRVFNELYGVPTVALRYFNVFGPRQSANQYAGVISIFINRALKNEPLVIYGDGKQTRDFIYVKDVVRANILAAESRRSNGKVFNVATGKQTTILELAMKVIEITGANSSVLFDKPRPGDIRHSLADISEIKSLGFEPEWSLEDGLKKTVEWYSKGLQHSK
- a CDS encoding DUF2341 domain-containing protein, translating into MNRVRIKFLAVVFALLILGTFGLAVPRINVDVQEIGTGSQRLISPVLQGSIWFNSGLTQGELVFSEDLPVGTQIYVSLRDANDNTIAYNYSIVLTADLTAGSILEYALVNPSGASRSAVVRAVVTVITPNYQTTFTAGNILVTSRELGVGVANTTVFCTPITVTENSGQTLYDYSILIVLDDSNNGNNETWKVDWNIINETNIYFTDDAGNPLYFWIQRVDTNNRIAYLWVKLPLLVAGSSRTLCLNYGVWPNPYGGYNNVYRTFLFVDDFNTFNPSAWESNVPVTVTGGYLALSANQWVWTKKTFGTHYAVHIGAYLVYDDGTRFNNAPNTNTRYYSLGPFLMGYIAPDNRAYTEGIGARYGTIWGFDSEAKGLLTFTLPGDPDITGYWDASRTNNQYYWNIGVYITMTFYNGRLSFYQKSPDGNWGIVSTYTRMSSYAVTVTGDGRIGFGQWSDYNNIPSRYYWVVVRNYVNPEPSVSVGLWYYKLVFHPRPPTTTVAGSLPTAVAPTSVHGLNGALLTGKSVPLRLPANYTPLVQMNNGTGEGIKELVSNFTLSAEGLWNTTPPFSSARPPGSTLARSQGS
- a CDS encoding NifB/NifX family molybdenum-iron cluster-binding protein yields the protein MRIAVPTNGGGLEDTVAPVFARAPAFLIVDVDENGNVTSSRVIQNGAAMAGGGAGPMAIQTLINEGVEAVIAPQVGPNAMGAAQAAGIRVYQVVPGTPVEEAIKAVVNGSVGQFTAPVPPAPATPTYPPYPAYGYGFGPGRGQGRGGGWGRGRGFGRGWGRGGRGQGSRLGYCPWTGQPSRRALRWLYGRW